Proteins encoded together in one Anaerococcus murdochii window:
- a CDS encoding DUF3842 family protein: protein MKVLVIDAQGGGLGKQLVSSIRENHKDLDVTCVGTNSHAASAMLKAGATRAATGENALIYNAQLADIIIGPIGILLTNSMCGEITGKMAEAVSTSRAKRILIPFLHDDNVIVGVSDYSMKKLISLALEELEKNI from the coding sequence ATGAAAGTATTAGTAATTGATGCCCAGGGCGGAGGTCTTGGCAAACAGCTTGTTAGCTCCATTAGAGAAAACCATAAAGATTTAGACGTCACCTGTGTAGGGACAAATTCCCATGCCGCAAGTGCTATGTTAAAGGCAGGAGCCACTCGCGCAGCCACAGGAGAAAATGCACTAATCTACAATGCTCAACTGGCAGATATAATCATAGGCCCAATTGGCATCCTACTTACAAACTCAATGTGTGGGGAAATTACCGGCAAAATGGCAGAAGCCGTTTCCACATCAAGGGCAAAAAGAATTTTGATCCCCTTCCTCCACGATGATAATGTTATTGTAGGTGTGAGCGATTATTCTATGAAAAAATTAATAAGTCTAGCTCTAGAAGAGCTCGAAAAAAATATATAG
- a CDS encoding potassium channel family protein: protein MKEKNVLVLGLGRFGSALAKKLFEKGVEVMAVDRDYTKVQRMADQVTYAAQADMTDEEAMKDLGIKNFDIAVIATGSNIEASIEATLLCKDAGITTVIAKATTATHERILEKIGADKIIFPELDSGERLARVISGSNLLEFIEFSNEFSLAEVRVHQAWIGKDLKDLDFRNKYNLNVVAFERSGSTIINPGPHTKIEKNDLIVLLGKKEDVEKVSNEK, encoded by the coding sequence ATGAAAGAAAAAAACGTACTAGTATTGGGTTTGGGCAGGTTTGGATCGGCACTTGCCAAAAAATTATTTGAAAAAGGCGTGGAAGTCATGGCCGTTGATAGGGACTATACCAAGGTCCAAAGGATGGCCGACCAAGTGACCTATGCCGCTCAGGCTGATATGACTGACGAAGAAGCTATGAAGGATTTGGGCATCAAAAACTTTGACATAGCAGTAATTGCAACAGGGTCGAATATCGAAGCATCTATTGAGGCTACCTTGCTATGCAAGGATGCAGGGATTACTACAGTAATTGCCAAGGCTACAACAGCCACCCACGAGAGAATTTTAGAAAAAATCGGGGCTGACAAGATAATTTTCCCAGAACTCGACAGTGGTGAGAGACTTGCCAGGGTGATTTCAGGATCAAACCTCCTAGAATTTATAGAATTTTCTAACGAATTCTCTCTTGCAGAAGTCAGAGTCCACCAGGCTTGGATAGGCAAGGACCTTAAGGATTTGGATTTCAGAAACAAATACAACTTAAATGTGGTTGCCTTTGAAAGAAGTGGGAGCACAATTATAAACCCAGGTCCACACACAAAAATCGAGAAAAATGACCTAATTGTTTTGCTGGGCAAAAAAGAAGATGTAGAAAAAGTTTCTAACGAAAAATAA